A window of Pusillimonas sp. T7-7 contains these coding sequences:
- a CDS encoding ABC transporter ATP-binding protein — protein MSTISLDNITKQYGNAPPAVNQIGFEVQAGTFTVLLGPSGCGKSTTLRMIAGLDTPSSGRIRIGGRDVTDLPPAQRKIAMVFQSYALFPHLSVRENILFGLRVRKEPAAQYKPRLAKVAALLGLEQLLDRKPSQLSGGQQQRVALGRAVISEAPVCLMDEPLSNLDAQLRHEMRREIRALQQSLGITMVYVTHDQTEAMSMADQVVLMNGGRIEQNDSPDQLYGKPATEFSARFIGTPPMNVLRLDDETRVLVTGTAQLGAHVPGDAAALGIRPEHIQLSADDGIPASVESVEYFGADSIIIAKLGNNPGVAVRAAGHLRAAHGDSIKLRWSTQQQHFFDVSGQALRQAPISSL, from the coding sequence ATGTCTACCATTTCCCTGGACAACATCACCAAGCAATACGGCAATGCGCCACCCGCAGTGAATCAGATCGGCTTTGAAGTGCAGGCCGGTACGTTTACCGTGTTGCTCGGGCCGTCGGGCTGCGGCAAGTCGACCACGCTACGCATGATTGCGGGGCTCGACACCCCCAGCTCGGGCCGCATCCGCATAGGCGGCCGCGACGTTACCGACCTGCCCCCCGCACAACGCAAGATCGCCATGGTCTTTCAGTCTTACGCCTTGTTTCCGCACTTGAGCGTCAGGGAAAACATCCTGTTCGGCCTGAGAGTACGCAAAGAGCCGGCTGCACAGTACAAACCCAGGCTGGCCAAAGTGGCGGCGCTACTGGGCCTGGAACAGCTGTTGGATCGCAAGCCTTCACAACTGTCGGGCGGGCAGCAGCAACGTGTGGCGCTGGGACGCGCAGTGATCTCGGAAGCACCGGTATGCCTCATGGACGAACCCTTGTCGAATCTGGATGCACAACTGCGACATGAAATGCGCCGGGAAATCCGCGCATTGCAGCAAAGCCTAGGCATCACCATGGTGTATGTCACACATGACCAGACCGAAGCCATGAGCATGGCCGATCAGGTGGTGCTGATGAACGGCGGGCGTATAGAACAAAACGACAGCCCTGACCAGTTGTATGGCAAGCCCGCCACCGAATTTTCCGCCCGCTTTATTGGTACGCCGCCCATGAATGTGTTGCGCCTGGATGATGAAACCCGGGTGCTGGTAACAGGCACTGCACAACTGGGTGCGCATGTGCCTGGCGATGCTGCAGCACTGGGCATACGCCCCGAGCATATTCAGCTGAGCGCAGATGACGGCATACCTGCAAGCGTCGAAAGCGTCGAATATTTCGGCGCCGACTCCATCATCATCGCGAAACTGGGCAACAACCCGGGCGTGGCGGTACGCGCGGCCGGACACCTGCGCGCCGCGCACGGCGACAGCATCAAGCTCCGTTGGAGCACACAGCAGCAGCACTTTTTTGACGTCTCGGGTCAGGCATTACGCCAAGCACCCATCTCTTCTCT